The following coding sequences are from one Methanohalophilus halophilus window:
- a CDS encoding GIY-YIG nuclease family protein, producing the protein MCPKGTYCLILKTGGCTVSVGSLKSIVFEAGFYVYVGSALGPGGLKRMHRHQKFAREKDKKPRWHIDYLLIRPDFEFVDAVYTCSEKHIECCIAGNLQGNYVSNFGCSDCSCQSHLFYRLTYPVNEIKSAIEEIGQKPRTLSENDDS; encoded by the coding sequence ATGTGTCCCAAAGGGACTTACTGCCTTATACTGAAAACGGGTGGTTGTACGGTTAGTGTAGGCAGTCTCAAATCCATAGTATTTGAAGCAGGTTTTTATGTATATGTGGGGTCTGCTCTGGGTCCCGGCGGACTCAAACGTATGCATCGCCATCAAAAGTTTGCCCGGGAAAAGGACAAAAAACCCAGATGGCATATTGATTATTTACTTATCCGTCCGGATTTTGAATTTGTGGATGCTGTCTACACCTGCTCTGAAAAACATATCGAATGTTGCATTGCTGGCAACCTGCAGGGTAATTATGTGTCGAACTTCGGTTGTTCGGATTGTTCCTGTCAATCCCATCTTTTCTACAGGTTGACCTATCCTGTAAATGAAATAAAATCAGCAATCGAGGAAATCGGGCAAAAACCAAGAACATTGAGTGAAAATGATGATTCCTGA
- a CDS encoding DNA topoisomerase I gives MTVVVFAEKNKAAAKLATILSGGNSTREHMADLPVYSFVAKGEEYKIIGLAGHITSYDFDPAYRDWKAIDPAVLLTTNPIKNITKKNYERAVRQLAKQADSIVLACDYDREGENIGFEARDIALQVRKVPVKRARFSSLSANEVQKAFDNLVEPDANLALSADTRQILDLRMGAAFTRFMTLAVREKAYTKNILSIGPCQTPTCGFVYEREKAIRDFKPEDFWKIEAVFQAGSSEFEGVHRKGNIRDVELAKQIYEKLEGIKEATVFRLNIKEKQINPPYPLNTNEFLKRASKFLDISPEKALELAEQLYLAGFISYPRTETNRYPEDHDFKSMLKNLLRIGEYASFAENLLKTTVSPRNGKKDGHDHPPIHPIKAVSEKQIKNAVKLDNSWKVYDLIVRHFLANLMDPALFEKTHMEVHVKDEPFDCKGSVMKSEGWKQVYPFEISKENLLPPAAEGDKVAVNKLTNTKSQTTPPKRLTEAELLTLMDKHGIGTKATAPSHIETNKKRGYFEIKGKTISMLDTGFNLMDALGVSVPILIQPEIRAKIEGLIEDVEEGKKPFAEAISEGTVLIQKMYTRLKSGKGDIVLRIAGSIKDEKLAEDKNNHIGKCDKCGRTLSIIRTDKGRFVGCSGYPECRNTYPLPRKGSLDVMRSRGCKNGGFAVLKVSGGKYYWSVGIGPCFNCEKQKLCFPPTVIGKCPSCGCDMILIETKDSKFLGCARRCGFTCSYPQKGRVTLRDETCEECGWKIVRVKEPKKDARHYCINRKCNKKFKNLL, from the coding sequence ATGACTGTTGTTGTATTTGCTGAAAAAAACAAGGCTGCAGCCAAACTTGCGACTATTTTGAGCGGAGGAAATAGTACCAGAGAGCATATGGCTGACCTGCCGGTGTATTCCTTTGTGGCTAAAGGAGAGGAATACAAAATAATAGGTCTTGCCGGACACATTACATCCTATGATTTTGATCCGGCTTACCGGGACTGGAAGGCAATTGATCCTGCTGTCCTGCTGACAACCAACCCTATTAAAAATATCACCAAGAAAAACTATGAACGGGCTGTCAGGCAACTTGCAAAACAAGCAGATTCCATTGTACTTGCCTGTGACTATGATCGGGAAGGAGAAAATATCGGCTTTGAGGCACGTGATATTGCTCTGCAGGTGAGGAAAGTGCCGGTAAAAAGGGCCAGGTTTTCTTCCCTGTCTGCAAATGAGGTGCAAAAGGCTTTCGATAATCTTGTAGAGCCGGATGCCAATCTGGCCCTGTCCGCGGATACCCGCCAGATACTTGACCTGAGAATGGGTGCGGCTTTCACCCGTTTTATGACCCTTGCTGTCCGCGAGAAGGCATACACAAAAAACATCCTGTCAATTGGTCCCTGTCAGACTCCAACCTGCGGTTTTGTATATGAAAGGGAAAAAGCCATCCGTGATTTTAAACCCGAGGATTTCTGGAAGATAGAAGCGGTTTTCCAGGCAGGATCCAGTGAATTTGAAGGTGTGCACCGTAAAGGCAACATTCGGGATGTTGAACTTGCAAAACAGATATATGAAAAATTGGAAGGCATCAAAGAAGCGACAGTTTTCCGTCTCAATATCAAAGAAAAACAGATAAATCCTCCTTATCCCCTAAATACGAATGAATTTCTTAAACGGGCATCCAAATTCCTGGATATCAGTCCGGAAAAGGCTCTGGAACTTGCAGAGCAGCTTTACCTGGCCGGCTTTATCAGTTATCCCAGGACAGAAACAAACCGCTATCCTGAAGACCATGATTTCAAATCGATGCTTAAAAACCTACTCCGGATAGGTGAATACGCCTCCTTTGCAGAAAACTTACTCAAAACAACAGTATCTCCCCGTAATGGGAAAAAGGATGGCCATGATCACCCACCTATCCATCCTATAAAGGCAGTTTCCGAAAAACAGATCAAAAATGCAGTTAAACTGGATAATTCCTGGAAAGTATATGACCTGATTGTGCGTCATTTTCTTGCTAACCTTATGGATCCTGCCCTATTTGAAAAAACTCACATGGAAGTGCATGTGAAGGATGAGCCTTTTGATTGTAAGGGTTCGGTTATGAAATCTGAAGGATGGAAACAGGTCTATCCGTTTGAGATATCAAAAGAAAACCTCCTCCCTCCTGCAGCAGAAGGGGATAAGGTGGCTGTAAACAAACTCACAAACACCAAATCCCAGACCACACCCCCCAAACGTCTAACTGAGGCGGAACTTCTGACCCTCATGGATAAACATGGTATTGGAACCAAGGCAACAGCCCCCTCACATATCGAAACAAACAAGAAAAGAGGCTATTTTGAGATTAAAGGCAAGACCATTTCTATGCTGGACACCGGTTTTAATCTCATGGATGCGCTGGGTGTTTCAGTACCTATATTGATACAACCTGAAATCAGGGCAAAAATTGAAGGGTTGATAGAGGATGTTGAGGAAGGGAAGAAACCCTTTGCCGAGGCCATCAGTGAAGGTACCGTCCTTATACAGAAAATGTATACCCGGCTCAAGTCCGGTAAAGGCGATATTGTGTTGCGTATTGCAGGTTCTATAAAGGATGAAAAACTGGCTGAAGATAAGAATAATCACATTGGCAAATGCGATAAATGTGGCAGGACACTGAGTATTATACGTACTGATAAGGGTCGTTTTGTAGGTTGCAGCGGTTATCCGGAATGTCGCAATACGTATCCTCTTCCCCGAAAAGGTTCCCTGGATGTAATGCGCTCCCGGGGGTGCAAAAACGGTGGATTTGCCGTACTCAAGGTCAGCGGTGGAAAATATTACTGGAGCGTAGGGATTGGTCCTTGTTTTAATTGTGAAAAACAAAAACTATGCTTCCCGCCTACTGTGATAGGTAAATGTCCTTCCTGTGGCTGTGACATGATATTGATTGAAACCAAAGATTCGAAATTCCTGGGATGTGCAAGACGCTGTGGTTTTACGTGTTCATATCCCCAAAAGGGTCGTGTTACACTTCGGGATGAGACCTGTGAAGAATGTGGGTGGAAAATAGTCAGGGTAAAGGAACCCAAGAAGGACGCCAGGCATTATTGCATTAACCGCAAATGCAATAAAAAATTCAAGAATCTGCTTTGA
- a CDS encoding PAS domain S-box protein, with the protein MEKEKLLVLQRDIAIELGSSNSLQAAFHSLSKHILSLKDIDVTAIYLKSKNGGSDLIAYGGDIPEDILKNIQHYPADSLQAKIVEEGKIRYMSPEEIAGTLQDKEYIKEMETVAVIPIKKDDGEVIASFIILSFNPEGIAEDTKIILESIAGQIGNLILRIKSENELEQTKTCLDDRAKFLKKLMDTIPGPIFYKDVNGVYKGFNETFCKDILGIPCEKAVNHTLFELPEYIPHELATIYHEHDMALINNPGKQIYESKVRCADGKDKEFRFYKATYNDRDGNVAGIIGSMLDISDLKAKEKELREEKERTGECLDAAEVIFVVLDPEGRVTFSNQKTSELLGFPKNEIIGKNWIDNFIPPEYKEPVRQVLSGIESGKIEIVQGYENPVITSDNEERIIEWHNSVLRDYNGKVESIIASGLDVTERKLARKEIQKFKNIADRANYGNLIVELNGNIIYINDYFANIHGYTPEELIGKNISLFHSGKQLEDAHKFRDKLIEDSDYKHREIWHTHKDGSEFPMLMGAVVHENEKDNDRYIAATGIDISELKNTENALKKSETKFRNYIDNAPDGVFVADENGDYIEVNKAACETTGYSKEELISMNLIDLIPPEDHEKVIEAFGSLVKKGFVDAEFHFVKRDGNRRWWRVTATKLSDTRYLGFTKDITESKLMEEELIESKLFLNSIIESIKDGVSILDADLNIVRVNDAMNKWFAENIPLEGKKCYEAYHDRDSPCTTCPIIRCMETGETERNIVPGLPGSEAQWLELLGYPLQDSTTGEITGTVGFAKDITDHKRAEAELAEARLHAREVSKTNSELKANLSHELRTPLGTIIGFTQMLRSDIYGKLNPKQQKHIQGIQKSAEHLMSLIDDILEISDVEAGKMELNIESVSIRGLLNEILKLLKPFGEDRNVEITTDIPEYIPEINVDKVKIKQVIYNLIVNAIHLSPEGKSVHVSIECSSYDLKFEVNDSGIGISPSHLKELFRPFKEIYSESGMKPHDSILGLSLAKEYIELHGGEIEVESEPGAGNSFIFTIPIQPI; encoded by the coding sequence GTGGAGAAGGAAAAACTTCTAGTCCTCCAAAGGGATATTGCTATTGAACTTGGTTCATCAAATAGTTTACAAGCTGCTTTTCATTCTCTATCAAAACATATTCTTTCCCTGAAAGATATTGATGTCACAGCGATATATCTCAAATCAAAAAATGGTGGATCAGACCTCATAGCCTATGGGGGAGACATACCTGAAGACATCTTGAAAAATATCCAGCATTACCCTGCGGATTCATTACAGGCAAAGATCGTTGAAGAAGGTAAAATTCGTTATATGTCACCTGAAGAAATTGCAGGAACACTCCAGGACAAAGAATATATCAAAGAAATGGAAACAGTTGCCGTCATTCCTATAAAGAAAGATGATGGAGAGGTAATTGCTTCATTTATAATTTTGTCATTTAATCCTGAAGGAATTGCTGAAGATACAAAAATAATTCTGGAATCTATTGCCGGCCAGATAGGAAACTTGATCTTAAGGATTAAAAGCGAAAATGAACTTGAACAGACAAAAACCTGTCTTGATGATCGGGCCAAATTCCTAAAAAAATTGATGGATACTATTCCTGGTCCTATTTTTTATAAGGATGTAAATGGTGTATACAAAGGATTTAATGAAACCTTCTGTAAAGACATTCTTGGCATACCATGTGAAAAAGCAGTTAACCATACTTTATTCGAACTGCCTGAGTATATCCCCCATGAACTTGCCACCATATACCATGAACATGACATGGCACTCATAAACAACCCGGGAAAGCAAATATATGAAAGTAAGGTCCGGTGTGCAGACGGAAAAGATAAAGAATTTAGGTTTTACAAAGCAACATATAATGACAGGGATGGAAACGTTGCCGGTATTATCGGTTCGATGCTTGACATAAGTGATCTGAAGGCAAAAGAGAAAGAATTAAGGGAAGAAAAGGAAAGGACAGGTGAATGTCTGGATGCCGCAGAAGTCATTTTTGTCGTACTGGATCCTGAAGGAAGAGTTACTTTCTCCAACCAAAAGACTTCAGAATTACTTGGATTTCCCAAAAACGAAATTATTGGAAAGAACTGGATAGATAATTTCATTCCTCCTGAATACAAAGAACCTGTCAGACAGGTCTTAAGTGGTATCGAATCAGGCAAAATTGAAATTGTACAGGGTTATGAAAACCCGGTAATAACTTCCGACAATGAAGAACGAATAATCGAATGGCATAACTCAGTGCTAAGAGATTATAATGGAAAAGTAGAAAGCATAATCGCTTCAGGATTGGATGTTACCGAACGCAAATTAGCCCGGAAAGAGATTCAAAAATTTAAAAATATAGCTGATAGGGCCAATTACGGCAACCTCATTGTTGAGCTTAATGGCAATATCATATACATAAATGATTATTTTGCAAATATTCATGGATACACTCCTGAAGAATTAATTGGGAAAAATATTTCTCTTTTCCACAGTGGGAAACAACTGGAAGATGCGCACAAATTTAGAGATAAACTCATTGAAGATTCTGATTACAAGCATCGTGAGATCTGGCACACACATAAGGACGGAAGCGAATTTCCTATGTTGATGGGGGCCGTAGTTCATGAGAATGAAAAGGATAACGACCGGTATATAGCGGCTACCGGGATTGATATTAGTGAACTAAAGAACACGGAAAATGCCCTAAAGAAAAGTGAAACGAAGTTCAGGAATTACATTGATAATGCTCCTGATGGTGTTTTTGTTGCAGACGAAAACGGAGATTATATTGAAGTCAATAAAGCAGCCTGTGAAACAACAGGATATTCGAAAGAGGAACTCATCTCGATGAACCTCATAGACCTCATACCCCCAGAAGATCATGAAAAGGTCATTGAAGCATTTGGAAGCTTAGTTAAAAAAGGATTTGTTGATGCTGAATTCCATTTTGTAAAAAGGGATGGAAACAGAAGATGGTGGCGTGTAACTGCTACTAAACTTTCAGACACCCGCTATTTAGGTTTCACAAAAGACATCACAGAATCCAAACTTATGGAAGAGGAATTGATTGAGAGCAAGTTGTTCCTGAACAGCATCATTGAAAGCATAAAGGACGGGGTCAGCATACTTGACGCAGACCTGAATATTGTACGTGTAAATGATGCCATGAATAAATGGTTTGCAGAGAATATACCACTTGAAGGCAAGAAATGTTATGAAGCATATCATGACAGGGACAGCCCCTGTACAACCTGCCCGATAATCAGGTGCATGGAAACAGGCGAGACAGAAAGAAATATTGTACCGGGTTTACCGGGCTCAGAAGCACAATGGCTCGAACTTTTGGGTTATCCACTACAAGACTCAACCACCGGTGAAATTACCGGTACAGTCGGATTCGCAAAAGATATTACAGATCATAAGCGTGCTGAGGCAGAACTTGCAGAAGCCAGGCTTCATGCCAGGGAAGTAAGCAAAACCAACTCTGAATTAAAGGCCAATTTGAGTCATGAACTGAGAACTCCATTAGGTACCATAATTGGTTTTACCCAGATGCTTCGGAGCGATATATATGGAAAACTCAATCCAAAACAGCAAAAGCACATTCAAGGTATACAAAAAAGTGCAGAACATTTGATGAGTTTAATTGATGATATTCTGGAAATATCAGATGTTGAAGCAGGGAAAATGGAACTCAATATTGAGAGTGTTTCCATTCGTGGGTTACTCAATGAAATTTTGAAACTCCTTAAACCTTTTGGAGAGGACAGGAATGTTGAAATAACTACCGATATACCTGAATACATCCCGGAAATAAATGTGGACAAAGTAAAAATCAAGCAGGTAATATATAACCTCATCGTCAATGCAATACACCTTAGTCCAGAAGGAAAAAGTGTACATGTCAGTATCGAATGCAGCAGTTATGACCTGAAGTTTGAAGTAAATGATTCCGGAATTGGCATTTCCCCGAGTCATTTGAAAGAATTATTTAGACCTTTCAAAGAAATATATTCCGAATCCGGAATGAAACCGCATGACAGTATCCTGGGTCTTTCACTGGCTAAAGAATATATAGAATTACATGGCGGAGAGATAGAAGTGGAAAGTGAACCCGGAGCAGGAAATTCCTTTATATTCACTATTCCAATCCAACCCATTTAA
- the thiC gene encoding phosphomethylpyrimidine synthase ThiC: protein MTLMDEAKKGNIPPQINKVAEEEGIDPEIVRKYVAEGVITIPKNVLRETSPKAIGKCMGVKVNANVGTSRDFVDVEDEVKKAETAVKYGADSIMDLSTGGDLDSTRKLLMKAVDVPFGTVPIYQAASSQKTVVDMTSDDIINAVRKHAEDGVDFVTIHAGVNQNALQRLRKGDRIMDVVSRGGSFTIAWMIHNEQENPLYSEFDYLIEIAREYDMTLSLGDGMRPGCIHDASDNAKFMEFITLGELVKEARNSNVQTFVEGPGHVAADEVQLSVKSMKQLCHDAPLYLLGPLVTDIAPGYDHITGAIGGTIAGMSGADFLCMTTPAEHLALPTADDIREGAIITKIAAHAADLTRHGQREKARQTDLRMAQARRDLDWEKQFEVAIDSEKPAAIRQSRKTGSDACSMCGELCALKIVQDALKGNTK, encoded by the coding sequence ATGACATTGATGGATGAAGCTAAGAAGGGAAATATACCCCCGCAGATAAATAAGGTTGCAGAGGAAGAGGGTATTGATCCCGAAATCGTAAGAAAGTATGTGGCAGAGGGGGTCATTACTATCCCAAAAAATGTGCTCAGAGAAACATCCCCCAAAGCCATCGGAAAATGTATGGGTGTCAAGGTCAACGCCAATGTCGGAACTTCAAGGGATTTTGTTGATGTGGAAGATGAAGTTAAAAAGGCAGAAACTGCCGTTAAGTACGGGGCAGATAGCATAATGGACCTCTCTACAGGGGGAGATCTGGATTCCACCCGCAAACTTCTCATGAAAGCCGTAGATGTACCCTTTGGCACAGTGCCAATCTATCAGGCTGCTTCATCCCAAAAAACTGTAGTTGATATGACATCTGATGACATCATCAATGCTGTGCGCAAACATGCAGAAGATGGTGTCGATTTTGTGACAATCCATGCAGGAGTGAATCAGAACGCTCTCCAACGCCTGCGTAAAGGAGACAGGATAATGGATGTTGTCAGCAGGGGTGGCTCATTTACTATTGCCTGGATGATACACAATGAGCAGGAAAATCCCCTCTACAGTGAATTTGACTACCTGATAGAGATAGCAAGAGAATATGATATGACCCTGAGCCTGGGTGATGGGATGCGTCCAGGTTGTATCCATGATGCCTCAGATAATGCAAAATTCATGGAATTCATAACCCTGGGTGAACTTGTAAAAGAGGCACGTAACTCCAATGTCCAGACCTTTGTGGAAGGACCCGGACATGTGGCAGCTGACGAGGTACAGCTGAGTGTGAAAAGCATGAAACAACTATGTCACGATGCCCCACTCTATCTGCTTGGACCCCTTGTTACGGATATTGCACCCGGCTATGACCATATTACAGGCGCAATCGGTGGAACCATTGCCGGCATGTCTGGAGCGGATTTTCTGTGCATGACCACCCCCGCAGAACATCTTGCCCTTCCCACAGCAGACGATATCAGGGAGGGAGCGATCATCACAAAGATTGCAGCACATGCTGCAGATCTTACACGGCATGGACAGCGTGAAAAGGCAAGACAAACAGACCTCCGGATGGCACAAGCCAGACGTGACCTCGACTGGGAGAAACAATTTGAAGTTGCAATTGACAGTGAAAAACCTGCTGCCATCCGCCAGAGCCGCAAGACAGGAAGTGATGCTTGTTCCATGTGCGGTGAACTCTGCGCCCTGAAAATAGTACAGGATGCCCTAAAAGGTAATACTAAATAA
- a CDS encoding MBL fold metallo-hydrolase has product MKITVLVDNNTLIDNYFEGEPALSFFIEEGEKRVLFDTGYSGLFLKNATLMGIDPAGLDYVVLSHGHLDHTWGLTELVKYYTNRDFQGKKIHNPALLCHSLALTPTIFENTTHIGNIINDEVLKKYFDLNLTTKPFWVTENLVFLGEIPRQLEFETTEAIGEKQNPKGDTTPDEIYDDSALAWCSEKGIVIITGCSHSGICNITEYAKQVCKNDTIIDIIGGFHLLSASRQQLRNTAEYLYQRNVKDIHPCHCTDLEAKIFLSGYCNVREVGVGSTFKF; this is encoded by the coding sequence ATGAAAATCACAGTGCTTGTGGATAATAATACCCTAATAGACAATTATTTTGAAGGTGAACCTGCTCTTTCCTTTTTTATCGAAGAAGGAGAAAAGAGGGTTCTTTTTGATACCGGTTATTCAGGTTTGTTCCTGAAAAATGCCACTCTAATGGGAATAGATCCTGCAGGACTGGATTATGTAGTATTATCCCATGGGCATCTGGATCATACGTGGGGATTGACCGAACTGGTAAAGTACTACACAAACCGGGATTTCCAGGGAAAAAAGATACATAACCCAGCTCTTTTGTGCCATTCCCTTGCTCTGACACCTACTATTTTTGAAAATACAACACATATTGGCAATATCATAAACGATGAAGTTCTCAAAAAATACTTTGACCTGAATTTGACAACAAAACCCTTCTGGGTTACCGAAAACCTTGTTTTCCTGGGTGAAATTCCCCGACAACTGGAATTTGAAACCACGGAGGCAATTGGGGAAAAGCAAAATCCAAAAGGAGATACCACACCAGACGAAATTTATGATGATTCTGCACTTGCGTGGTGCTCTGAAAAAGGAATTGTCATCATAACAGGTTGCTCCCATTCGGGAATTTGCAATATAACTGAATATGCAAAACAGGTCTGTAAAAATGATACAATTATTGATATTATAGGTGGTTTTCACCTTTTATCTGCTTCTAGACAGCAACTCCGGAACACAGCAGAATATCTATACCAGAGAAATGTAAAAGATATCCACCCCTGCCATTGCACTGATCTTGAAGCAAAGATATTCCTTTCCGGATACTGCAATGTTAGAGAGGTTGGTGTCGGTTCAACTTTTAAGTTTTAA
- a CDS encoding ABC transporter ATP-binding protein, whose translation MHQHEREYKTPYNPAIETIGLLKSYRLADQEIPILHGLDLTINRGEFVAIMGPSGSGKSTLMNMLGCLDRPTMGEVRIDNRNISELSDSEIAKLRGLEIGFVFQNFNLISRMNALENVLLPTYENSKDNVEPEKRGIELLELVGLGNRMDHKPSEMSGGQCQRVAIARSLINSPSIILADEPTGNLDSKTSLEIMKLFSKLHRQGSTVIMITHDPETAEYASRTIHLKDGYIENN comes from the coding sequence ATGCATCAACATGAAAGAGAATACAAAACACCATATAACCCTGCTATTGAAACTATAGGCCTGCTCAAAAGCTACAGGCTTGCTGATCAGGAAATTCCGATATTGCATGGACTTGATCTCACAATAAACCGCGGAGAATTCGTGGCGATAATGGGGCCTTCAGGTTCCGGAAAAAGTACACTTATGAATATGCTTGGTTGCCTTGACAGGCCCACAATGGGAGAGGTACGTATAGACAATCGTAACATAAGTGAACTTTCTGATAGTGAAATCGCAAAATTACGAGGGCTGGAAATCGGTTTTGTCTTCCAGAATTTCAATCTTATTTCACGTATGAATGCTCTTGAAAATGTCCTGCTTCCAACCTACGAGAACAGCAAGGATAACGTGGAGCCGGAAAAAAGAGGCATTGAACTCCTTGAACTCGTCGGACTGGGAAACCGGATGGATCACAAACCTTCCGAAATGTCAGGGGGCCAATGCCAGAGGGTTGCCATAGCACGCTCACTTATCAATAGCCCCTCGATAATTCTTGCCGATGAACCCACAGGTAATCTGGACTCTAAAACCAGTCTGGAAATAATGAAGCTCTTCTCCAAACTGCATCGGCAGGGAAGTACAGTAATAATGATAACACACGATCCGGAAACCGCTGAGTATGCAAGCCGGACCATACACCTGAAAGATGGATACATAGAAAACAACTGA
- a CDS encoding COG1361 S-layer family protein: MNYRKALTYISLMILLIALTPINSTAAVSSPNTLDVSVMRYSPSPAEIGQYVDVWIKIENIGSGEAEDVSIEMFPEYPLALDSSSNAAKNIGRLKPDTASVHKYRLYVDEKAKSGSVEFDIRYQPEDSIWLKNTFEIKVGSTAYDSKGSIELEEVSAEPEVFSPGDSGTITFTLKNSATTHSVTIDGEEYDTNAHVQSSSLTADEGIKVSSISDTSGLLGPGDKMDITYNLEMDEQLCAGTHYLNLAIKSNSHIYDCNWEIPVKIDNADVKVIPTITPSLVNGEGTIEFDVANIRQNTLYSVNVIPEAEGIEFSPREYFVGTMEPDELFSIQFEANQVTENITQPLEITVEYRNGMNEHQTTSQMETFKTVQEDENGISNIAVAALALVGLLIPAAVLYRRKN; encoded by the coding sequence ATGAATTACAGGAAAGCGTTGACTTATATTTCACTCATGATACTGCTTATCGCACTGACTCCAATTAACTCAACCGCAGCAGTCTCATCGCCAAACACTCTCGATGTAAGCGTGATGCGCTATAGTCCTTCACCGGCCGAGATAGGCCAGTACGTGGACGTATGGATAAAAATAGAAAACATAGGAAGTGGAGAGGCAGAAGATGTCTCCATTGAAATGTTCCCCGAATATCCACTGGCTTTGGATTCCTCATCCAATGCTGCCAAAAATATCGGGAGACTGAAACCGGACACGGCATCTGTGCATAAGTATCGCCTGTACGTGGACGAAAAAGCAAAGTCAGGATCTGTCGAATTTGATATCAGATATCAACCTGAAGATTCTATTTGGTTGAAAAATACCTTTGAGATCAAAGTGGGATCAACAGCCTATGACAGCAAAGGTTCAATTGAACTTGAAGAAGTAAGTGCCGAGCCTGAAGTATTTTCACCAGGTGACAGTGGAACGATTACTTTTACCCTGAAAAACAGTGCAACAACCCATTCTGTAACTATTGATGGTGAAGAGTACGACACCAATGCCCATGTCCAGTCATCTTCCCTGACAGCTGATGAAGGAATTAAAGTATCAAGCATATCCGATACTTCCGGATTACTGGGACCCGGGGATAAGATGGACATAACTTATAACCTTGAAATGGATGAGCAGCTTTGTGCAGGTACTCATTACCTGAATCTTGCAATCAAGAGTAACTCCCATATATATGACTGCAACTGGGAAATTCCTGTAAAGATTGATAATGCGGATGTAAAAGTAATACCAACCATTACCCCTAGCCTGGTTAACGGGGAAGGAACAATAGAATTTGATGTGGCAAATATACGGCAGAATACCCTTTACTCGGTCAACGTAATACCAGAAGCAGAAGGTATTGAATTTTCACCCAGAGAATATTTCGTGGGTACAATGGAACCTGATGAACTGTTCTCCATCCAATTCGAAGCCAACCAGGTGACAGAAAATATCACACAACCTCTGGAAATAACCGTTGAATATCGCAACGGAATGAATGAACACCAGACCACATCACAAATGGAAACTTTCAAAACGGTACAAGAAGACGAAAACGGAATTAGCAATATTGCAGTTGCTGCCCTTGCACTTGTTGGCCTGCTGATTCCTGCAGCTGTACTGTACAGAAGAAAGAACTAA